The following is a genomic window from Deinococcus arcticus.
CTCCAGGAAATGAGTCACGGTTGGGGGGCGCCGCTTCCGACCCATGATCCGGCCTGGGCACATGTGTCCAGCCTCATTCCCTCTGGGCATCGTCACGCCCAGCCGGCCCCCTCGCCGGCCCCTGGCGCCCTCCACCTGCAACTTACCCTGCAGGTCGACGCGGCACTGACCGGCCAGACCGTGCTGATCCGTTATCCCCTGGGCGGCGTGGATACGGCGCTGATCGGCGTGCTGTTGGATCACAGTCCTGCCACGTTGCACATCAGCCGTGCAGGGTATCTCGATCACGACCGGGCGGTGCCGGACTTCTTGCGGGCCTACGACGGCATGCGCACCATGAAGCTGTCCCACGAGAACGCGCATTACCTGCTGCATCGGTACCCCGCCGCGCCTCTGCTCGAGGCGGTCATCTCCACCTACCGCGCCCGCCTCTGGGGCCCGGCGGTCCTGTCCCGATTGCACGATGAGCTCGCCACAACCCTGGGGCCAGAGGACGGTGCGGCATGCTATGCGCCCCTGATTGAGCCAGGCTTTGCTGGCGCGCCCGTGATGTGGACGTCTGAGCATCCTCACTGCGGTGAGGCCGTGCATGCCCCACTGCCGCCTGTTCTGGCGCGTCGCATTCCGCCCGTGAGTGGATTACCGTATGAAGAAGGAGATCTGGCGTGACGACCCGGGCGATTCCAGCGCACTTCACCGCGGAGCAGCAGCGGTTCATGACGGCGGTACGAGACACGCCGCGTCACCTGTTCTTACGGGCAACTGCGGGAGCGGGCAAGACCACGACGCTCACCGAGGCCGCCTGGCACCTGGAGGCGCGCGGCGTGTACTTCGCGTACAACAAGCACGCGGTGGCGGACCTGCAACCTCGGCTGCCCGAGCGCGTTCGGGCCCTGACCCTGCACGCGCATGGCTACCGCCTGCTGCAGGATCTGATCAGCGCGCCGCTCCAGGTGCGGGACGACAAGGCGCGGATGCTGGCTGGACTCGTGCTCAGGCAGCACCCGAAGTTGCATGGCGCCGCGGCGCGGGCGTGGACACTCGCCCGGGAGGAATGCCTGCACGGCCTCACGCCAGAGCAGGCCCAGTGGATCGCCGACCAGGTGCAGTGGCCGGGAGCACCGCGAGACCTGATGGACCTGGTTCCCCTGTTTCACGAGATGGGCTCAGGCGCCTGGGACCGGGAAGGCTGGGCGGACTTCGCGGATCTGCTGTGGCTGCCGGTCACCCGTGGGCATGGGGCCGCGAGCCTGCCACTCGCCCTGGTGGATGAAGCGCAGGACCTCACACCCCTCCGGCAGGCATACGTGCGCAACCTCCTGGGCCTGATGCCTGATCAGGATCCAGTAGGCCGGTTGATCTTCGTGGGGGACAGCGACCAGTCCATTTACATGTGGGCGGGCGCGGACCCGCTGGCCCTAAACCGGTTGAAAACAGCAGTGGACGCGCTGGAGTTCCCGCTGAGCGTGTCCTTCCGTTGCCCGCGGGAGGTCGTGCGGTACGCGCGGGCCTATTCCGACTTCATCCAACCCGCCCCACAGTCCAAAGTAGGCGTCGTACAGCACATCAGTGCCCAGGAAGCGACATACACGCGGGGGGACGTGGTGCTGTGCCGCACGAACGCGCCCCTCATCCGCCTGGCGCTCGACCTCATGGCGAAGAACCTCAGTGTGGCCGTGACGGGACGGGATCTCGCCCGGCGTCTGCGCGAAGGCCTTGAAGGCGCTTTTCCGGATTCGGGCCCATTTTCCAACGAGTGTGTCACCGAGCGGGTCCGCGCGTACCTCGCACCCCTGGCCGAACCGTTGGTGGCCAGGTCAGCCGAGGGCGACCTGGGCGCGAAGCGGGCGCTGACCGAACTGCTGGATATGACCCGCTGCTTGCGGTATCTCGCGTGGGTGGTGTCCAGACGCACGGGGGAAGGGACCCTGCGCGCGGCGTTGGAGTTGCTCGGGCAGCTCTGCCGGGAGGACGCGGACGCCGACGTGCTGCTCGCCTCTGTGCACCGCGCCAAGGGCAAGGAGTGGCCACGGGTCACCATCCTCTACCCGGAGCTCATGCCCATGAGTCAGGGCAACCCGGTCGAGGAACGGGCGGTGCAGTTCGTCGCAGTCACGCGGGCGCAGCAGGTCCTGCGCTTCGCGTACGGCACCGAGCGCTGGTCCGCGCAGGAGTTTGTCTCCCCCGGCGTCCTACCGCCCCCTCCAGAGGGGGCGGCGCCTGTACCTGTGGCCAGACCGGACACTCCCACGCCGCGACCCGCCGTTCAGGTACTGTCCCCACTCGCCGGCGCACCGGGTGTACCGACGCTTCCCCAGCGGCCCAAAGGGGGCCCGCCGGTGGCGCAGCTTAAGGACCCGCGGGGCACATTGCCCCTGCTTGGCGGCACGACCCCCATCCCGGTGGACCTGCTCCTGGAACGGCTCAGAGCGCTAGCGGAAGAAGATCGGCAGCTGCTGCGCACCTGGGCGGTCGACAGTCTGGCGCTGCTGCATGGGGTGAACGCGGGGTTCGTGGGCATTTACGGCGCGCACCTGGAGCAGTTCGAGCGGGCGGCGCGGCAGGCCCGTCTGCCCGTCCCGGCCCTGTTCGGCACGGGTGTGGCCGTGTGCGTGTACGAAGGGCCATTCATGCGGGTGCATCTGGCGAAGAAACTGCGCGTCACCAAACGGGCCATCCGCCTGGCGCTCGGGACACAGGAACTGAAGTTTGACCGGACGAGTGGGGAACTGCTGGACGGGGCCGCGCCGCTCACACCGTTTATCCTCCCTGCGGACCTCACGCGCCTGCAGGCCAGTTAGGACTGAGGGGCGTCATCAGCGCGCGACACTGTGGGCATGCTCTTGCGTGGCTGAGGAAGAGCCCCAGCCACACGCCGGGGGGCTCCCGTTTTCAAGGCTGGCCCTCGCCGGTGTGACACCCTGCGGCTCAGCCCTGACTCAGCAGGTGCAGATACGCCTGCAACGCTCCGACGTAAATCTCAGACGTGCGTTCATGCCCGCCAAATGGCACCGCTGGACTCAGACAGAAACAGGTCCTGGCGTCAATGCGCTGACCCTGAGCCCACACGGCCTGATGCCGAGCGAACAGCTCATCATCCTCGATATAGTCCGGCTCACTTAAGGTCATCACCGCCGTCTCGAAGGACGTGGCGATCTCCATCAATTCCCGGTAATTGGGCGAAAAAAAGAAGCAGTGGCCGTTTCGATCAAACAGGTGAACGTCACCAAATGATGTTCGCGCGAACGGAATCAGGTCCTCGCTCAGACCAAACATCGGCGTGAACCATGTCATGTCTTTCGGATCAACCAGCCAGAGAAAGCCGTCCTGGCGCGCACCAAACCCCACCGCGCGCCAGAACGTCTGGAGGAACGCGGGGTAGGCACGAATGTCAGCGTCCTCCGGCCACACGGCGTCAACCACAGCACCAAACTGTTCACAGAAGTACTGGATGGCGTCCTGGTCTGCATCCATGGGCGCAGCCTCCCCTTGCGTTGTCCTCCTCACTGTGTCCGAGACCTGCCGCCAACATACTCGCGCGCCACAGCCCACAGCACCACCGCTACACCCAGGATCACACCCCAGAACCCGACACGCATCCACAGGTCCGACACACTGTCCTCCGGCACAGGCCGGTACCCCATCCCCGTCTCCTCAAAGCCGACCAGCGTGCCCCAGATGCTGGCGGTCACGCCACCCCACGTCAGCGTGAAGCCCAACCGGCGCAGCACCACCGTGCGGTCGTGCCAAGGCCACGCCATGAGCAGCAGGAGGGCCGCCCAGAGTGTGAGCAGACCAAACAAGAAACCCGCGATCATGACGCCCCCGGCCACAAGTCCCAACACGCCCTCATGGTACCGGGCGGGGTCCGCTTGGTCGCGCGCAATGGCCACCGGTCCTCGCGCACAGCAGCGTCCCCTTGCCACACCTGGTGGTGCCTGTTACGCTGCGTTCAGGCCGCTGCCCGCCCTCCCCTCGCACCCGTTCTGGGTACGGACAAGGTCAGCCGCAACGCATCCAGACGCCCTCGACAGCCCTCTTCCTGTCAGCGCCGGTGCAGCGAACGCGAGGACGCCGCACAACACCGTGTTCCTGCCCGGCCGCTGACAGCGCAGGAGTGTCTATGTCCATCACGCTGGATGCCTTGAAAGCGGAGGCCCACGCCCTGACGGCCGCCGCCAAAGCCCGTCAGGAATCGCTCGCCCATAAGACGGCGCTCAACACCGTCGCGCGGCGAAACGGGTATGCCAACTACGAAGCGGCCCGCCATCACCTGAAGGTGACGCGCCCCACCCGGCCGGACCATCCCCCCCTGAATCCAACCTACTTCGACTTGATCACCGTCCGCCGACCACCGGGCGCTTCGCCGCCCCCCACACTTGAACACCTCTACCTGCCCTACACGGTGGGCCTGGCCCGGCAGCTGGCCACCCTGAGGGACACGCCTGAATGGCGTGACGGCCTCGCGGCTGGCACCGTCGTTCCACAGCCGAGGGAGGCGGACTATACCTACCTGGACCACCGGCAGGGGCTGATCGGCGAGTGGCTGCTGGCCGTCGCGCGCAGCTCGGATCCTTCCTGGCACCATGTGTACCACCTGACGCGGCTCAGTCCACAGGCGCTGCACACCCATCTGGCCGCGTTGCTCGACTTCGAAACGCGCTTCACGCCCATGCGCGCCGGGTTCGACGGCATTCCCGGTGAGATTGCCGTCCAGCGCGCACAGCGGGAACTGGCCCAGCTCTTTCAGGCGCCCTCCCGGGACCCACGCGTCACCGTTGCGCCGCTGCTGGCCCTGTGCACCCTGGCCTTGACACCCGAGGCCCTGCAGCGGGCGACCGACAGCTTGATCCGCGGTGGTCTGGGGCGGCTGGATGCCCGGACGGCGGGTGTGCGGTGGCAACCGAGGGAGGGCCTCATGCGGGAGGACCGCCTGCAGACCTTCGAAGAAGCGAGCCGGGCGTACATGCTGACCACCGGGAACCCCCACAGCGACCCGCTGACGAACGATGACCAGTACGTCCGGTCCCTCTGGGACCAGGCGGCCGCGGCGCTGACAGGACAAGATCCACAGCAGGTTCTCCTGCGGGTGGGGCACGACTTGCTCAACGGGGCGCTGCCGGGTGAGCCGGACGTGGAGGCGATGGCCGGCCCGCTGCTCGCAGGGATGACCCGTCATTTTTTCTCCGGGCGGCCGTCCCCTGAACCGTGGGGCGACCTGCGAACCCTCACCTGGACGGGGCAGGACACGGTGCACTCGGTGCAGGACCGGGTCATGTTCCCGATCAGTGGCGCTCAGGCGGTCCGGAATCAATGGCAGAACTTTCGGTATCGGGCGCAGACCCGCGCGGCCTGGGCGTGGCTCCCGGCCGCGGTCACAGCCTGGCCCACCTGGGCCCCGTCGGACCAGGCCGCTCAGCACATTGACCGGATCCGCCCAGGCCTTCCGTGAAGGACTGGCATGGACGTTGATTGAGGACCTGCGCCGGACCTGGGCGCCCTACCGCTTTCCTCTGGAACGGCAGGTGCGACCGATCCTCGAAGCGTCGCTCCAGCAGGTGCCATCTGGTATGACACGCCCTGAAGTGCAGGACCTGCTCCGCCGCCAGGCACAGGCAGACCCAGGGCCAGCCGCGGCGGCGTTGAAACACATGGCGTCGAGGCTGGCTCAGCTGGAACCCAGCCTGACAGACCGCTGGGGGACCTGAAGGTCAACTTCACCACCCAGCGAGATCATCCTTGAGGTCGTCGGCGGCGAGTTGCGCGTAGCCCTTGCGGGTGGTGTCGACACTTTCGTGGCCGAGGTGCGCCGCGACCCGGCCAAAATCCTTGAGCTGCTGGACCAGGCGTGTGCCGGCGTACTTCCGCCCCGGGTGGAATCCCCGGAAGGGGACGCCGGCGGCCTGGAACGCTTTGCCGAGGTGGTACCGGGCCGTGAACGTGCTGCCGTAGCGGAAGACCCGCTCAGGCGGTGTGGCGCGGCGGCCGTCGTGGTGTTGGGGTCCACCCGGGCCGTACTGGCCGCGGTACTGGCGGGCGGCCCGGGCAAGACTGGTGCTCATGGCGACGACGCGGCCTTTGCGGCCTTTGCCGCTGCGGACGTGGATGCGCCGGGCGCCTTCGTCCAGGTCGGTCCAGTCCAGCGCGAGGGCTTCGCTGATGCGCAGCCCCGCGTGGGCGATCAGGAACAGCAGGAACTTCTCGTGGACGTTCGCGTGCTCCAACACGTCCTGCAGGTCGTCTTCGGCATAAGGCGGGCGCTTGACGATGCCGGGGGTGCGGTCCTTGGGCACCTTGGCGTCCCGGAAGGGATCCGCTTCGGTGGCGCCGGCCCAGCGCAGCGCCCGGTACAGGCAGCTCGCCGCCGCGACTTTGAGCTGCACGCCAGCGGGTTTCCGGCCCGCAGCGAGCATGTGGTTGATGTAGGTCTGCGCGTCATGCCGGCCGGGGCGCAGGAGATTGACGGCGTTCGCTGTGGCGTACTCGACGAACTGCCGGGTTCCGAGGGCATACGCCTCGACGGTGCGTGGGCTGGTGAGGACACCACTGCCGCCTTGGTGGGCGAGGTAGGCCAGGGTGAGGCTGACCAGCGCGGCCACGTCCTTCTCCCCGGCAGCTTTGACCGTTCGCCGTCGGAGTTCCTCGTCGTGCAGGTTGGTCCACGCGCGGCTCTGAGCGAGGACGTTGCCTTGGTACTGGACCAGGGTCATAGGAAGGGTGTTTCAGCGTGCTGAGCGTGGGTCACCACCTGTTTATACCCTAAATAGCATTAGGTAAGAGAACAGAGCGAGCCGATCGGCGCTCTGCTGGTCTAGGTCACCGCAAGGTGTGGACCTGAGCTGCCAAGGCATTGAGCCGCATCAGCACCTGCGTGCCGTCGACCAGTTCCAAATGCAACCGTCCGGCCTCCCGATGCGCATCCGACGTGCAGCGCCCGGTCGTCACCAACACCCCTTTCGACGCCCGGTGACTTGACACGGCCGGGTGCAGGGACCGCAGGATCGGCGTGCCCACCGTGTCCACATTCTTGCACTCCACGAAGAGGCGCCGCGTTCCCTGCACAACTTCAATGTCCCACCCCCCATCGTTGCCGGCTGGAGTCAGGCGCGCGTCGCTCTCCTCAGCCTGGTACATCCAGGCGACGAGTTGTTCGAATTCCCGGCTGGACAGCGCCCGCAGCCGCGCAAACGTCCAGCCCGTTGCTGGCGCTGCCGAACGCGGCGCGGCTGCAACGGGCGGTGCCGTAAAGCCTGGGGCCGGCCTGGGCGACCGCTCACCCGGCGACGCGAGGGTCTGCAGGCTCAGATTCACGTTGCGTAGGGACAGGAGACCGCCCAGGGCAATGGCGGCGACGCCCAGGGCATTCACGAGGTCGTACCGCAGGGCATTCTCCGGCTGCCGGCCCAGGGCAAACGCCGCGACAGCGGCCAGTCCTGCAAGGAAAAAACTGAGGGGCAGGAACGGCGGATGCCCGTGGGTCCGGGGTTTGTGCGGCACACGCTGAGCGACCCAGGCGGCGAGACCCATCCCAACTTCCAGCGCGGTCCAGCCCAGCACAAGCAAGCCGACGATCTGCATGGTGGCTGTGGGAGCCTCCAGGGAGACGCTACGCAGCACCTCGGGCATCATGACGGTGACGAGAACGAGGTAAGCCAGAGGCAACAGCAGCAGCGTGTGTCCTTAGCGTAGCGGGGCGCTCACCGGCCTGTTACCCCTGCGAGCGTCAACGCAAACGGGCGACGCGCCAGTCTAGAAAGCGACCCTTCCTCTCCCCCTCAGCCGCCTTTGGAAGGGCCTTCCTGGCCGTTCTGTGGCCTCGGGCAAAAAACATCGTGCCCGTCGAACAAAATTTATGACACTTTACGCTGAGCAACGACCAATGATAAATATTTCGCTCTTAGCGTAAATTCAGGCCATTCTGACCCTAGAGGTGCCTCATGCGCAACCGTGCGGAAGACCCGTGCCCGAGCCGACCTTACCCGGTTGTTCGGGCACATCTTGGCCTGGATCACTGCCAGGGGGATTGAGAGGCCTATCCTCGATACCTGGTCACGGGGCACCCTCAAGGAATAGCACCAGCCCGTCCACTCGCACCACTTCAATGGCCAGAGTCTCCGACCGCACCTCTCTCCCAGCCAGTTGACTCGGGGAGGCGGGGTTCAGATCCGGGCGTGGATACTGCGCCGCGCTGGAGCCACGCGTCTCCTCCCTCCTTGAACCACAGGCCCACCGGCCATGCGGAGTTGTGGAACACGAGCGCCCGGCTCTTCTCCCCCAAGGGCAGCACCACGGACCGGAACATGCAGGTGGGCTCCGGTCCACCTGCGCAGTACTGATCGAACGCCCATACGACCGCATACCGAGACCAGCGCCGCAGCGCTGGTCTCGGTGAGTTCTAGACCCACGAGGGGCGCGCTACTGAAGACCCAGGGCCGCATGGGAAGCCCCTGCGGCGCGTACCGGCTGTTAAGTTTATGAGGGTCCAGTCTCCAGTCGTCGCGGCGCAGGCCCGGGACGACTGGAGACAATCCACGCTCCAGCGCCCCGCGCAGCGCCAGCCGGCCAGCGTTCACTCTCATAGGCGAGAAAGCGCACGTGATCCAAGGTACGCTCACAGGAATCACCGGAAGAGTTGAAGGGAAAGGACCAGCTACTGATCCATGCGTTGATCCGTAGCAGCAGAAGAGGCGGAGTACACCTGGGGCCACTCGTCGGCACTTGACCCCGATGTGGTAAATGGTCGGCCCCTCGGGCGAGGAGCGCGCTACAGATTTACGCTCGGATCAGTAAAACCAGCCTTGTGCATCAGAGGGGGTGACGGTGTCCTGGGCTTAGCGCAGCGTGTGCAGAACACCCTCCCGGGTCCTGGCGGCGAGGGCCCACATGATGGCCTGGAGTTTGGAAAACATCAGTTTGATGGAGTTGAGATCGGGCGAGTCGGGCGGCAAGTCGACCAGGAGGGCCCCGGCGGCCTCGACCAATTCACGAACTTTGGGGCGCAGGTGCGCCCCAAGATTGTCCAGTACGACCACTTGCCCAGGACGTAGCACTGGAACGAGCACCGTTTGAACATACGTGATGAAGACATCCATATTCACCCGGCCCTCAATCACCAACGGGGCGGTCGGTCCAGCGAGGGTAAGGGCACACAGCAGCGTGCGATTCTTGCCCCGATTGCGTGGCAGCGCACCCATGCCCGTTGCCCTCGAGGGCATGGGTGCGCGCCATGGTGGTCTGAAAGCCACGCTCGTCCAGGTACAGCAAGTCACTCGGCACGGCTTCAGCCAGATCGGCGACGAACTGCGCTCGCTACGCTCATCGCGTTCACTGGCCGCCAGCGTCTTTTTTCTCGTCAGGCCTAGCATCTTGAACCGGCGCACGGGTGTGCTGGGGGAGGCCGCCGGGTGGCCCTCGCGCCACAACGCGGCATGTTCGGTCAGTGTGAGGTCCGGGCTTACCCGGACCTGTGCCCGCAAGTCCTCGTGTTCCTCAGGTGGCAAGACGCGCACTGGGCGTCCAAGTCGAGCAGGGGCCTGCACCCCTTGCCCCGCTCGCCAAACTGACACTGAAGTGTTGGGCCACTTGCGGCTGACTCATCCCCCGTTGCACCGCACGCACGAGCCGTTCCCGCAAGCCCACGCTGAACACTCGCCCTCGCCTCCCTCACCCGACTCCCTCAACTCTTCCGGCTGTCGCTGTGACAAGAAGGAACAGCCTGAATTGATTCGCCAGGCGTACGCCAACCACAGCCCCATGTTCATCGCCGTCGACGAGATCGGACATCACGGTGACGCTGATGCTGTGGCCTCCACCGTCGACCGCGGGGTGGGCATGGTCGCCACCTGTCACGGCGAGACCCTCGCGAACGTGGTGAACACCCCGACCTTCTGGCCAGTCATGGGCGCCATTCGCGAGCACGGCCTGGAGCGCCAGCGCAGGACCGAAGCGACCTTCGACGTGGCTGTAGAAGTCCGGGGCGTCGGCCGCTTCGTGGTTCATGACCGCGTGAGTCAGGCCGTCGATGAAGTGCTCGCGGGCCGTGAGCCCCGCAGCATCCGTGTCGGCAACTGGCCCAACCTCCGCACCGGCTAACCACACGCCCCTCCCTTAGCGCACCCCAGGCTCCGGCTTCGGGGTGCGCTTCATGCTGCGATGCACTCACCCAGGACAGTGACGAGGCACCGCCCGCCAACCACATTCAGCGCCATGATTCCGGCTCCACCTCTCCCCGTCATGGCAACACCAGGGCTTGCGACCACGAGGCCATACCCGACCGCAGAATGTCGCACCCTCGACAGGGCTTCGCCGGACGCTCAGTCAACAGACACCTTTCACACCCACCCGACCAGCTCACCACACTCGCTGCTCGACCTCGACGAACCTTGCCTCAATCGCGACTACGCACCCAAGGTCACACCCACTTCGTGCACCGCTCGGTCCGGAACCCATCACCCGCATCACGACTTCCCATACTCACACCCACCCTTCGCTAAGCGAACGAGGTAGAAACCATCACGCCGCATGACCGTGGATGTTGATCGGTGAGCCCCCTAACCCAAACATCGCCAGTCGCCGACTGCCCATCCTGTTGGCTGCACGCCCGACTCAACCCTTACCTTGACCCGTAACCCCCGAGACGCCAGACCAATTGGACAGCCCCAACCGCCCTAACTCACCGGTCCAGCGCACTCTTCCGTCCAGTCAGGACAGCCGTCGCCAAGTGCCGCACGCTCGACCGCCACTCAGGTTTTTCTGCGGCCGTCCTGATCGAGATCACCCGGAAGTCACCACGGTCTGGCTTGGCTTTGAGCAGCCCACTGACCCATCAGCTCATCACCCAGATCGGCCCACCTGCTCCGACACTCGGACGGGTCCCACCCACAGTGATCCCTATGAATGAATCATGGCCTCACCTCCTCCCTGCCAGCTCCAGCCACTCGACTGACGCCCAGGTTGACCCGGACAAGCCACGTCTCCTGCTCTCGCCGTCATCTTGACCACTTGGGAAATCATGAACGCGCCTCAGTGCAGAGACTTCTCCAGACCTGCACCAACCCAATGCCCGATCCCCTGGCGCGCCCACATCGCATGTCAAAACCGAATGCCCAGACTCAACGTGACAGCTCCTTGATCGTGATCCTTCACCACCTTGCAGGTTTACCTGACCTTCGGTATGCCGGTTGCCACACCCGGCTCTCGCACCCCAGGGCTACCTCACCCCTCTCCGCTTCAACCCCAGTTTGGCCTTGCACCGCTCGACACTCACCGCTCTCCATCACTACTGCTCCTTGTACCGTTACCCATGAGACCCTTGACCGAGCATGCGGCCTCCCAAAATTCACCACCAGCCTCTGCACTGCACTCAAGATGTCGGTCCTTGCACGGAG
Proteins encoded in this region:
- a CDS encoding UvrD-helicase domain-containing protein, coding for MTTRAIPAHFTAEQQRFMTAVRDTPRHLFLRATAGAGKTTTLTEAAWHLEARGVYFAYNKHAVADLQPRLPERVRALTLHAHGYRLLQDLISAPLQVRDDKARMLAGLVLRQHPKLHGAAARAWTLAREECLHGLTPEQAQWIADQVQWPGAPRDLMDLVPLFHEMGSGAWDREGWADFADLLWLPVTRGHGAASLPLALVDEAQDLTPLRQAYVRNLLGLMPDQDPVGRLIFVGDSDQSIYMWAGADPLALNRLKTAVDALEFPLSVSFRCPREVVRYARAYSDFIQPAPQSKVGVVQHISAQEATYTRGDVVLCRTNAPLIRLALDLMAKNLSVAVTGRDLARRLREGLEGAFPDSGPFSNECVTERVRAYLAPLAEPLVARSAEGDLGAKRALTELLDMTRCLRYLAWVVSRRTGEGTLRAALELLGQLCREDADADVLLASVHRAKGKEWPRVTILYPELMPMSQGNPVEERAVQFVAVTRAQQVLRFAYGTERWSAQEFVSPGVLPPPPEGAAPVPVARPDTPTPRPAVQVLSPLAGAPGVPTLPQRPKGGPPVAQLKDPRGTLPLLGGTTPIPVDLLLERLRALAEEDRQLLRTWAVDSLALLHGVNAGFVGIYGAHLEQFERAARQARLPVPALFGTGVAVCVYEGPFMRVHLAKKLRVTKRAIRLALGTQELKFDRTSGELLDGAAPLTPFILPADLTRLQAS
- a CDS encoding GAD-like domain-containing protein, with protein sequence MDADQDAIQYFCEQFGAVVDAVWPEDADIRAYPAFLQTFWRAVGFGARQDGFLWLVDPKDMTWFTPMFGLSEDLIPFARTSFGDVHLFDRNGHCFFFSPNYRELMEIATSFETAVMTLSEPDYIEDDELFARHQAVWAQGQRIDARTCFCLSPAVPFGGHERTSEIYVGALQAYLHLLSQG
- a CDS encoding tyrosine-type recombinase/integrase yields the protein MTLVQYQGNVLAQSRAWTNLHDEELRRRTVKAAGEKDVAALVSLTLAYLAHQGGSGVLTSPRTVEAYALGTRQFVEYATANAVNLLRPGRHDAQTYINHMLAAGRKPAGVQLKVAAASCLYRALRWAGATEADPFRDAKVPKDRTPGIVKRPPYAEDDLQDVLEHANVHEKFLLFLIAHAGLRISEALALDWTDLDEGARRIHVRSGKGRKGRVVAMSTSLARAARQYRGQYGPGGPQHHDGRRATPPERVFRYGSTFTARYHLGKAFQAAGVPFRGFHPGRKYAGTRLVQQLKDFGRVAAHLGHESVDTTRKGYAQLAADDLKDDLAGW
- a CDS encoding restriction endonuclease, with the translated sequence MPLAYLVLVTVMMPEVLRSVSLEAPTATMQIVGLLVLGWTALEVGMGLAAWVAQRVPHKPRTHGHPPFLPLSFFLAGLAAVAAFALGRQPENALRYDLVNALGVAAIALGGLLSLRNVNLSLQTLASPGERSPRPAPGFTAPPVAAAPRSAAPATGWTFARLRALSSREFEQLVAWMYQAEESDARLTPAGNDGGWDIEVVQGTRRLFVECKNVDTVGTPILRSLHPAVSSHRASKGVLVTTGRCTSDAHREAGRLHLELVDGTQVLMRLNALAAQVHTLR
- a CDS encoding transposase, which translates into the protein MGALPRNRGKNRTLLCALTLAGPTAPLVIEGRVNMDVFITYVQTVLVPVLRPGQVVVLDNLGAHLRPKVRELVEAAGALLVDLPPDSPDLNSIKLMFSKLQAIMWALAARTREGVLHTLR